Genomic DNA from Solanum pennellii chromosome 3, SPENNV200:
TCAAAACCTTTTCCCGCTCGgcagagagagagaaaaaaaaattgtaaatgacAAAATCATCCTTTAATTTTTCGATAGGTTCAAAATAATcctttaaaaatgttttgagCAGTTTTTTGttacaataaatttatcaaaagtGAATATTTTTGTCTTTGTCAAATATAATTCTCATTTAGTTAGGTTTGATGAGAATTTTGATATGTCGTGATTTGTGTGGTTGGGGATCGGAAACTCACATTTGAAAATTGAAGGTTATGATTTCTACTACCCCATCCCCTTGTTCGATAATATTATTCGCTATTGATTTGATAATACCCCTTAagagattataaaaaaaaaaatatcacctTTTGAAGGTAACAATTACAATgtcttgaaaaaatattttaggaaaattactttaattaatGATAAAGGTAAGTTAGGACCTAAGTGAAAAATTATCTATTGATTTCATAAAATAGACAAAATATTATtagacatttatttttaatatagtggACAAGTATTGTTGGAcggaatattattttttatctactTTAAAACCTTCTGCATTTTTAAGcgtaatttttattgtttatctaatataatattcaaGTTACAATTTCTATAATCTAATTGGACTTTTACGGAATAAAtcttcttttttgtatctaGTCAAATCTAATGGGCAACATTCGATCCAAACCAAAAGTAAACAATTTTAAATCTAAAACTATTCACAAAAAGTACATTTAAACAACGGCTTTCAACCAACCTCATGGACTATTTCAAACTCTTTTTGTGAGTTATTTAAAAAACTTCAATATATAGTTTTTAGAAAGCATGTTTGATAtatcaactttttaaaaaataaaaaaaatacctcCATCTTTTTCCATAACGAATAGAAACTAATTGTGAAATCGGACGGAATGAACCAAAAGAGTGTTTAGaataaacttctttttttttttcaaaatggtACAACGGTCGCCCTGCTACAAgagttttttaaaagaatttacaTTTGAGCCTTAAGTTAACAATATGTACAATTTGAAGAGCCACTTCAAGGCCTAACTATTAACAACAAATGGACTTTGCTCAGCAGCAAATAACTGAATTACTCTTGACCCAGGACATACAACTTCATTCTGTTGGGAGCGTCTTCCCAGAATTGCAATGACTATACATGCTGTACAGACCGTGCGCGATTGGACATAGAGGAACATATCTACATTCTGATCTCAACCACATCACCATCTTTTAACTTTGTATTAGGCACTACCAGCTGGCCATTTACTGAAACCAACTTCCCCTCCAACCCTGCTCTCCTAGCAGCATCGGCAGCGGTGCTACCAGTACTCAGGCGCATTATCTCACCATGGGGCCAGCATACGATGACCACCTCACCTAGCAAACCAGAGCTAGCTTCGTATGGTTTTGTAGCGAGCTCCACTCGCTGACTTGCTTCAGACCGCAGTTGCTTCTCCCATTGAAGCATTGTCCTCAGCAAATATACCTGTAGGTTTTCAAAATTGCAAGCTGAAAACATCAGCTAAATGAACCGTAAAGAGTCATAAGAGGCACATGTTTAAAATTAAAGGACATAGGAATTGATAGATCACCCAAGGCTGACAGGACCCACAAATGCTTTCTTGTCAAGTTATTGTTTCATGATCTACAACTTTTGTCTTTTCCTTGcttcaaagagaaaaaaggtTCATGTTTACAATCTTTAGTCACCTCGCAAAGCAACTTTATGTTTTATCCATTGAGTTAATCTACTACTTTGATGAATCAATCTGCCCTCTTATCTTATccccctctttttttttttctttcaaataccTAACCCACTACACCGTTCGCTGATAATGATGCAAACGCTATCTTGTGACAACATTTACTATCAAAGTGAAAGCTTATGTCAGACAATGGTAAAATAGGAAAAACAGGATAATTAAGGGTAAGCAAATGAATTTCACACACGTCACTTTTGGTGTCCTGGCCACTGATCAGTGCCAGGAATAAATACTTCTGGATAACTACTGACGCCCTTTCATTAGCCTCTTCCCATACATTTACCTAATGTCCATTTCATGGTTTAGTGGCTAACTTCATTCATCATCACCGACGCATTATTACGTCTCTCGAGTATAAGATAAGAGCATAACAAGTTCATCATATTGCTATCAAACTTTGGGCATATAGTAGCAGTCAAAATACCTTATTGTTGATGCCAGAGTCCCTTAAAGTCGGATTAGAAGAGTTATAGCCCTGCTTATTCTCAAAACTCGGGTTTGATGCAACAGAAGCAACAGGTTTCCCCTCAAAGATGGCAGACATGATAGCCCAGTAAACATTTTCTTCCTCCTCTGTCAATTCAATGATTTGGATAAAAGTGGGCAACAGGCGCTCGAACTGGTCTTGCTGCATCAACAATGTAATAGTTGTTACAGGATCCCAGCAGAATAAAGAGACATATTAACTGTTTAGCCTCAACTACTCCATACATCCGATTTTAACTTGTAAATTATGCTGATCCTAGTATAAGAACATATTTAAGCAGTAGTTTATAAAGTATCGAAGGAAAAAAACATCACTTCATGATTTATCTTTGAATTCTTATAATTTCACTTCCATGTCATGGTTTGAGGCTTCCCATACCTTGTGGTACATACCATCTTGACAAAGTGTATACTTTTCCAGGCAAGTGCACCAATCCCCATGTCCTGGTTCGCACCACCATTCATCAGATACCTGAAAACCATGTTGTAATTCCTAAAGTtaaaatatgatgatcttaGGCACTAAGCGACTGCTTTGCCTGCAAATTTGTTGATATAAAGATGTATGTTGTAAACAGAAATTTGAAGAGACATGAACTTACATCaccattatcattatcatcattatcgttattattattattgttgctGATGATGATAAACAATAGAAGAACTTAATTTTTCCTGTATCCCTAAGTATAGTCTAATTTATTGATACTTAATCAAAGGGCTGATTCTGAACACTACAGGTGTGTTGTTTTCTTGCTTATTTTCTAGTGTTTGGTAAGTGAGCTAAGAGAACTTTGGTAAGTGAGCTAAGAGAACTTCGTCCCAAGAGCATTTATATATACTCTTAGGAAATTACTGTGGGGTGGAGGTGGGGTGGGAGGGGAATGGGAGTCGGAGCGTGGCAGAGGTGGAGATTGCGGGGATTGGGGGAGGAGAGGAGACAATGAGCTTAAAATATCTTCTTGAACTTGCTTTTCCTAAACCTACAAGGAAAGTCATTTTTCCTGATTCCTAAGGAACTGATTTTCCTAGAGGAAATGTTTTCCAAAACATTCTGACCAACCAAACATAGGAAGactggaaaatattttcaaggTAAATTTCCATGCAAAACACACCCTATCTGTTGCTATATCAGCTGCAGATTAACTGGACATATTTTTGCCAATGCTAGGCAAATTTCTCTTTTCTGTCAATTTTGTCTCTCGTTGTCTCAATCTTAATTGATTAGCTTCTTCCCCCTACCCGTGATTTTGATCTACTGCTCTATCTGCATTTGCATATGTATGTGTATGGCCTCCTCCAAAATATCTCAATCTATGGACACCATGGACCAATCTAATACTAATACCACACATGTCAGAGCAAGCTAGCTATTAGGTAATTTAAAGAGGCAAGATTGGTttcacaattttattatttatcaagcAGTCTGTTTCTAAGGTGAAAGAAACTATGAAAGAGGAAAAGCTCCAGGTAATAAACTCAAGGCATTTTCATGATTAGTATGGGTGATAGCTAGCTTATCAGTTGTATCAAGAAATGGAATACAAGGTTCTTTTCTTCATCCAGCAGTCAAGGTCGGCTAACTATATCTTTTCTACAAGGTCAATGAATTGGAAAATGAGAAGTGCTTGAGATTTTTTTAAGATACGTGACTTAGTATTTCCTTCGTAGAAACTTGCACCAAACATGAATCAGGCCAACAGATATAAAGTGATCAGCCAACTATTCAGCACAGGACTTGCTAGTAATAACCATATTATTCTGAAATGACAAGTTATAAAACTTCCAAATTACCTTCTTATATAATCTGGCAAAAGCTTCCCATCTTTTCATCTGAGAAGAAGATCTTCTGTCAGCTACAGCCTCAGAAGCTGCTAGCCCAAAACTTACAGCAACAAGCAATTCTCTCGCACCCTTGTCCACTctgatgaaaaagaaaattattcacATACAAGTAAATTAAAAGCATTCGAGATACATATTATGAATTCAGTGATGATCTACCTCACAATAACTGCAGCAAGAAGGTGACCTGCTTCCACTCTGAGGACAGGATCTCCCACTTTTAACGAGCTATACTTATGTGACCCATCATCTTCAACAGAACCTTGATCATCAATATCTGTTGAGAAGAATGAGGGTGTTGTTGTTCCAGATCCAGTTACACTGGTCACCAAGGGCAGCTTATCTTTAGTTTCTTTATAAAGCCAATGCGCTGCAAGTCCATGTTCAGCACACTCATGCATCCTCTGAATATTCAAGATCAGTATTTTAGAGCTAGACAAAAATAGCAATAAGCACCACTCTACTGACTAACAGAAGTAAATGAAAAGGGAAGGCCAAAAAGTAGAGCACAGCGATATTCATGATCGACTGAAAGATTTGAGGATGTAATACCTGGGTTCTTATTTGAATTTCTAGAGGTGAGTTGTCGGGACCTTGTACTGCAGTGTGTAGGGACTGAAATCAGGAGGAGAATATGAGGTTGGATAGCAGTCAGAACAGTCATTATGCCACAAAGATAGCAAATCTTACTTAATAAAAACAGTAACCTATTGAAGTAAATAAGAAGTTCAAACCTGGTAGCCACTTGATTTTGGGTTAACAATGTAGTCATCAAACTCTCCATCAATAGGGGACCATAGCCTGAACATTTTGAAAAGCAGAATAGGTCAAGTTTGAACCCCCTATAAGCACATATATTGACTCAACGCATGTTCAGTTGAACTTGAGAAAGTTTATAgaatatctaaaaaatataataaaacaagCAGATGATATGTATGCTGTTAATAAAATGTACAGATTCTTCGAAGGGCACAAATCATTTCCTCACTGTTAGTGCCATTGCTCATCACAAATGTAATCCAACAACATGCAACAAAGGTGACATTCAACAGAAGAATATACGATCTACACACCTGTGCACAATGTTGAGAAGATTATAGCAACTCTGAACTGCCTGGCTGTGTAATGCCCCATTCTTATCTCCGACAATAACCCTCAATGCACGGGCATCATACACTTTGTTTATGccaatttctttccttttcatctGTGCCaagtaaaattgaaataaaaattgaaagtttTTTCTCTAAATCTATATGAAAAAGAAGCAATTGCATGAGAAGATATCCGATTATGAAGCagcaaaatgaaaaagataatcACAAAGACCTCAAAGTCTTGGTAAGTAAACATCGTTAGCACCACAAGTCCACAATTGATTTTCCATTTTTCTGATAAATTATAACAAGAAATAACTATGCATAATTGTGCTTTATGAATTTATCCTTCTACCTTACTATAAATACTAAACAAGCTTTTTAAGCGTCCAGATAATGTGACTTCCATCCCAGGCACATACCTGCAACATAAACAGATGCACAAAGTTAAAGAGGTCATGTTGCCTTCTCTTTTATTCCAGAAGTATTCCATTGATTATGAGCAAAACATACGAGGTAGAAATGAATAATTCACGCTCCAAAGCCTCCTCACAGACTACCAGGGTTCCTAGGGCAAAGGCAGCATCTCTCACAACCTTTGGTGTTGTCTCCAAATTTGAATTTGCCACAAGCTTGTTGAAAAAGTCAGTACGCTTCTTTCTATCTTGTAAAAGATCAAAAGGAAGTACAGCTTGCAAAAGAACCTGAACATTGAGGATAGTTAGACTCACATTTATTAGTTGTTTAATACTTCTAGAGGAGACATAAACACAGATGAAGGACTACCTGCCCCAACCACCCAAGAAAACAGGGTGACAAGAAACTGTTAGATGAATGAATAATACTGATCCTCTTCCCATATAGGGGGCAAAAGAAAAGGTTCTGGGTAAAACTATCAACTTCTTCttcaaagaaaattatgaatCGTAGACTATGGAGGAACAGGTAAATTCTAAATTTGATATCAGAAGTTACAAGTTCAGAAAAGATTATCACTTTATACTTTTAGCATAACACAATTCCTGTAATGCTTCATTGCCCACCTTTTGTATCAGTTAGAAATGCATATGATATTTTGCACCAGCTATGCCTTTAGAAGATCCCAAAAAGAAGTTTCTTTTGAGAAGTTACACATAAAAATGATAGGGACAAGGCAAACACAATATTACCAAAGCAGACGCATATGAACTTGTATGATATGGTGATTGACAGAATAAAGATCATTTGAAGAGTGACAGGTAACAGAAACAACAAACCcaaattatcaattaattatCACTGCAATGCATTCATAACAAGTTTCAGGAGTAGAGATGAAACAAAATTTCGGATTGTCTTCAccttcatgcatatgttttcttCGTCAGTTTCTGAGGGTTCTTCATGCTCAGTGGTCACACGTTTCATTCTCTGGTGCAAAAGGGAGCTAAATTTGCCATATATTTTTCTTGCATTGCCTGTCCTGTTTGGATGGCTCCACATGGATGCTAGGTCAGCTCTCATGCGAAGAAATATTTGAGGCTGCATTATATATTCATGCTGTTACTAAAAAGACTTTGCCTTCTCACATGACAGCATTTTCTACATAAATGACTAAAACATGAACACACCTGAAGCACAGCAAAACATAGATCTTCAAGTTCAGCCTTTAATGCCCAAAGCCCCAATCTCGAAGCAAGTGAACACCAAATAGCCAGTGTCTCCTGAGCAACAGCTTGAGCCTTGGCTGGAGGTAATGCATATCTAGAAGAGTTCCAACAAACAAAAAATCAGCCACATCAATATTAGAATCATGCTTTAGTGTTTACTGTTAAGGATGATGGATTTGCAAAGAAAGAGTAAAAGGGTAAAATACTTCAATTAAAAAGTGAACATCTTCCTAACTATTGAAATCCAATTTGACATACACATGCATAAATCAATCTAACTGAGACAAACAAAAACTAGTGGTTCGAAGACTATACATGGTTCTCATGTTGTGAAGACGGTCTGCTAGTTTGATAAGCACCACACGTGGATCATCAACCATGCCCAGTAGCATCACTCGTAAATTATTTGCCTGTACACAAATATACatacaacaaaataagaaaagaaagcaTAGTGCATACCTACTAACTTCAGGGAATAAACAAAGCTATGCTAAAGGAACGTGCAAAGACCTTGTTTTCGCTGCTCTCAGAACTCAGAAGTCACACTTGTTTGACAATTTCAGATATAATAAAGAGCTCAACGTGAGAACAAATATAACATATGAGATTGAGGGACGTGAAATCACTTACTGCCTTACAAAAGACTTGGATGTCATCACTTCTATTAGTACATTAAGTTTTAGTTCAAAACCACGAAGAAGAGTACGCTGGCAAGATGGAAGTAGCAGGACTACATCAAAGAATATACAAGAATGACTGAAGAGCTCTTATTATCAACATGATCCAAAAAGTGATCACATTATTTCAGATTTTATGCAACAGTAAACTATCTCAACAACATGCTAGATGTGTAcatattagatattttaaatgaTCTTAATGTGCATTCAAATACCTCATCATGTCTAAGTGCAGCTTGGTTCACATTTAACCTTATTATCTGTTgagaatataatataaataataaaaagtgtGCCTCTAGCAActtaagcttttagatgagatggcCACACACTTCaatattatcaatattttcCAAAAAGCCATCACAATATTTCAGATTATATGCAATGGCCAACTATCTTAATAACATGCAAGGTGTCTAcatattagatatttaaaatgatCTTGATTCGCATTCAAGTACCTCATCATGGCTAAGTGCAGCTTGATTCACATTTAACCTGCGATGCCTCCTTAACAGCTGCATGGAAAATTTCACTTAAAAGTCAGGACATAAGTGAGAACTATGAAGAAGACAAGGAAGAAGAAACCAATTGCTGCACATGAATCAACAATCCTGTTGCCATTTTGGGGTGTCCATAATTCTACTCATCTAAAAGAGAAACATTTTCCTTTATACTGTACTCTATTGCAAAAATCATAAGTATTGCCTCATAGTTGCATTTCTTTAAAAAGAGTAATCTCTATCTTTCTTGTTGGTTACTTTCATTTAAATACAGTGACATTCAATTCTTGTTAACTAAAGATATACGGCTAAGAAGGACCgcaattttcagattttaaattGAGGCATAGCATTGACTCATCAACTTTCGTATTTACAATGTCCTGAGTTAAACTTATATCACCATTTCAAGCTATGACTAAAATCAGAGTTGTAACTTAAAATCCGTCATAACTGATCATAGTGCATACAGTACCTGATTGATGAAACTTAACCTAGAAACACCTGCTACCAAATTTGCAACATCAGAGTCAAACTCTCTCTCTATAGTGTCCAAACTTTCACCAGtatcatcaacaacatcatgGAGAATTCCCGCAACAACCGTATCAATGGCCTATAAAAAATTAGCAGTTACAATGTGCAAATTCACTTAGGAGACCTACATAATACAGTGTGTGTATTACTTTCAACATATTACAAGAGAACAAGGAACCTAACTAAACATATGTAGAGAGATACATAGACTTTCTGGTTATATGAGATGTTGAAGACAGAACTGTACCCTTTTCCCAGTTGATGGAACCAAGACAGCTACAATTTTTCCTGTGTGAATACAATGTGTTAAATACGGCTCTCCAGTTCTGCGAAGCTGTCCATTGTGAGCTTTTCGTGCAAATGCAATAGCCTTCTGCACCTGCCTTCACAGATTCAGAATTTAGGGGCACTATTGGCAAATGTGTATATTGACATCAGCAAGTGCAAGTTGAGATGGTAAACCTTATCATCATTGAAGATGGGGTATCCAGTGACATCTACTCCATCCAATAAGAGTGATCCTGCAGAAGAATCACACGTACTTACTAGCCCTTCTGGTGTATAATCTTTATCAGTTAAGAAGAAGTAGATGTTTAACTAAGTAAATGCTAGTATTCTATCAAGTTCATAGAATTCTATAAGAGGGAATTCATTGAACAGATCGTTAACTGAAGAGGCTTCTTCATCTCCATTGTAGACATCTCAGGCACATGTAATTTGTACACTTCCATATATCGAATAGAATATAAGACTTCCTCATATGCTATAAATCATACACTTCAATGAATCCTATAGAGGGAAAAGTCACACATTCTAAGCAACAAAGGGAAGGATAAAGTGAGAACTGCTTATTTACTAGACTAGCTGAACATGTAAGAAAATGCATAAAATCTAAGGATTTCCGAAGCAATAGTGAAGTTACAGTTTACAGACAGTAATACATGCAAAAGTTAGGGACAAGCTCCCATTGAAAACTTCTAGAAGGAAAAAGCTCCATAGGAACGGCAAAAGGTATCTACTTCAAGATACAAACTTCTGTTCCTGTCCCCTGCGATCGCTGAACTTAAAAGGTGCAATCCATATTGATATACTTTGTGTAATCCATATTGATATACTTTTTTCTAGTCTAACAGAACACAGAAATTCTTCTAAAATCCAACTGCAGTCAAAGTTGCTTTCCTAAAACAAAAACTGCCGGCAGTCACAGGGTCGCATACTTCCAACGGAACATATACTTCTTCTGCAActttatatgaaattaaaaaaaaatagaaactgAAAAAATTGCGAGAGGACAGAAAGTAGGAACTCACCAGGTTGTTCATCTACTTTGGGCCACAAAAAATCGACCTTCGTAGAAAGGCAAGCTCCGGATGCAATCGCCACCGCCGTAACAGCAACCTGCGTTATCGCTGACGTAACTGCTCCGTGAACTGAACCACCACTGACCGCCGCTGCCGCAGCAATTGCGTTGCCGGAAGTCAACACGGAGCTTAAGGACGATGAAACAGTGAATTTGGGCACAATCTGATCGAGAACACATCGGAATTTTACATTTCTACGAAGACCTTGACATGGGAAAAACAGCAACAACGGATTCTTACGCAGAATCAAAGCACTTCTGTGGCAAAACATAGTGGAATTTTGACATGAACACATGTCTTTGCTTTGATCGAAAAATGGAATCGAATCAAATCAAAGCAAGTGAAAGAATCGAAACTCCATGAAAATTGGAGGAGTTGAACATGAGATTTGTGTGATTTAACAGTAGGTAATGTGTGGTACAAAGTGAGGGGCCTTTTTCTATACTGGTGGttgtgatttcttttttttttctttttgattctATTGTTGATTATGATAGACAGTGACAGTTGATCAGTTAAAAAAGGGACAAATATGAACAAAATAATACTTAATAATAGAGATTGATAATGTATATAATGGTTAAAATTAAGGTAATTACTTCTTCAATTGTGcatcatcatattttaatttttttaacttgttTAAGAAAATAGATCAGTTAATTTTTTCTACTAATCATGCCATAGTTTT
This window encodes:
- the LOC107014696 gene encoding uncharacterized protein LOC107014696 isoform X1 gives rise to the protein MCSCQNSTMFCHRSALILRKNPLLLFFPCQGLRRNVKFRCVLDQIVPKFTVSSSLSSVLTSGNAIAAAAAVSGGSVHGAVTSAITQVAVTAVAIASGACLSTKVDFLWPKVDEQPGSLLLDGVDVTGYPIFNDDKVQKAIAFARKAHNGQLRRTGEPYLTHCIHTGKIVAVLVPSTGKRAIDTVVAGILHDVVDDTGESLDTIEREFDSDVANLVAGVSRLSFINQLLRRHRRLNVNQAALSHDEANNLRVMLLGMVDDPRVVLIKLADRLHNMRTIYALPPAKAQAVAQETLAIWCSLASRLGLWALKAELEDLCFAVLQPQIFLRMRADLASMWSHPNRTGNARKIYGKFSSLLHQRMKRVTTEHEEPSETDEENICMKVLLQAVLPFDLLQDRKKRTDFFNKLVANSNLETTPKVVRDAAFALGTLVVCEEALERELFISTSYVPGMEVTLSGRLKSLFSIYSKMKRKEIGINKVYDARALRVIVGDKNGALHSQAVQSCYNLLNIVHRLWSPIDGEFDDYIVNPKSSGYQSLHTAVQGPDNSPLEIQIRTQRMHECAEHGLAAHWLYKETKDKLPLVTSVTGSGTTTPSFFSTDIDDQGSVEDDGSHKYSSLKVGDPVLRVEAGHLLAAVIVRVDKGARELLVAVSFGLAASEAVADRRSSSQMKRWEAFARLYKKVSDEWWCEPGHGDWCTCLEKYTLCQDGMYHKQDQFERLLPTFIQIIELTEEEENVYWAIMSAIFEGKPVASVASNPSFENKQGYNSSNPTLRDSGINNKVYLLRTMLQWEKQLRSEASQRVELATKPYEASSGLLGEVVIVCWPHGEIMRLSTGSTAADAARRAGLEGKLVSVNGQLVVPNTKLKDGDVVEIRM
- the LOC107014696 gene encoding uncharacterized protein LOC107014696 isoform X2, giving the protein MSLDTPSSMMIRQVQKAIAFARKAHNGQLRRTGEPYLTHCIHTGKIVAVLVPSTGKRAIDTVVAGILHDVVDDTGESLDTIEREFDSDVANLVAGVSRLSFINQLLRRHRRLNVNQAALSHDEANNLRVMLLGMVDDPRVVLIKLADRLHNMRTIYALPPAKAQAVAQETLAIWCSLASRLGLWALKAELEDLCFAVLQPQIFLRMRADLASMWSHPNRTGNARKIYGKFSSLLHQRMKRVTTEHEEPSETDEENICMKVLLQAVLPFDLLQDRKKRTDFFNKLVANSNLETTPKVVRDAAFALGTLVVCEEALERELFISTSYVPGMEVTLSGRLKSLFSIYSKMKRKEIGINKVYDARALRVIVGDKNGALHSQAVQSCYNLLNIVHRLWSPIDGEFDDYIVNPKSSGYQSLHTAVQGPDNSPLEIQIRTQRMHECAEHGLAAHWLYKETKDKLPLVTSVTGSGTTTPSFFSTDIDDQGSVEDDGSHKYSSLKVGDPVLRVEAGHLLAAVIVRVDKGARELLVAVSFGLAASEAVADRRSSSQMKRWEAFARLYKKVSDEWWCEPGHGDWCTCLEKYTLCQDGMYHKQDQFERLLPTFIQIIELTEEEENVYWAIMSAIFEGKPVASVASNPSFENKQGYNSSNPTLRDSGINNKVYLLRTMLQWEKQLRSEASQRVELATKPYEASSGLLGEVVIVCWPHGEIMRLSTGSTAADAARRAGLEGKLVSVNGQLVVPNTKLKDGDVVEIRM
- the LOC107014696 gene encoding probable GTP diphosphokinase RSH3, chloroplastic isoform X3 — protein: MCSCQNSTMFCHRSALILRKNPLLLFFPCQGLRRNVKFRCVLDQIVPKFTVSSSLSSVLTSGNAIAAAAAVSGGSVHGAVTSAITQVAVTAVAIASGACLSTKVDFLWPKVDEQPGSLLLDGVDVTGYPIFNDDKVQKAIAFARKAHNGQLRRTGEPYLTHCIHTGKIVAVLVPSTGKRAIDTVVAGILHDVVDDTGESLDTIEREFDSDVANLVAGVSRLSFINQLLRRHRRLNVNQAALSHDEANNLRVMLLGMVDDPRVVLIKLADRLHNMRTIYALPPAKAQAVAQETLAIWCSLASRLGLWALKAELEDLCFAVLQPQIFLRMRADLASMWSHPNRTGNARKIYGKFSSLLHQRMKRVTTEHEEPSETDEENICMKVLLQAVLPFDLLQDRKKRTDFFNKLVANSNLETTPKVVRDAAFALGTLVVCEEALERELFISTSYVPGMEVTLSGRLKSLFSIYSKMKRKEIGINKVYDARALRVIVGDKNGALHSQAVQSCYNLLNIVHRLWSPIDGEFDDYIVNPKSSGYQSLHTAVQGPDNSPLEIQIRTQRMHECAEHGLAAHWLYKETKDKLPLVTSVTGSGTTTPSFFSTDIDDQGSVEDDGSHKYSSLKVGDPVLRVEAGHLLAAVIVRVDKGARELLVAVSFGLAASEAVADRRSSSQMKRWEAFARLYKKVSDEWWCEPGHGDWCTCLEKYTLCQDARPVRAPVAHFYPNH